The following nucleotide sequence is from Aedes aegypti strain LVP_AGWG chromosome 3, AaegL5.0 Primary Assembly, whole genome shotgun sequence.
CGTCGACCGGGATGCCGACTGGGTTTCCCAAGAGCAAAGTGTGCTGTCGCAGGTTGAATCATCTCTGAAGGGAGACAAACTGGATGCTGTGATCTGCGTTGCCGGCGGATGGGCTGGTGGTAATGCCACGAAGGATCTGGCCAAGAATTCCGATCTGATGTGGAAGCAATCGGTTTGGTCTTCGACCATTTCGGCCACCGTCGGGGCTAATCACCTCAAGACAGGGGGATTGTTGGCTTTGACTGGAGCCAACCCTGCTCTGGCCGGAACGCCCGGTATGATTGGCTATGGCATGGCGAAGGCCGCCGTCCACCAATTAACCAAGAGCTTATCTGGCAAGGATTCTGGATTGCCGGAACAAGCACTTGTCGTTTCCATCCTGCCCGTCACTT
It contains:
- the LOC5568428 gene encoding dihydropteridine reductase isoform X2, with amino-acid sequence MASGKVLIYGGRGALGASCVQYFKNNNYWVGCIDLAENESADVNIVVDRDADWVSQEQSVLSQVESSLKGDKLDAVICVAGGWAGGNATKDLAKNSDLMWKQSVWSSTISATVGANHLKTGGLLALTGANPALAGTPGMIGYGMAKAAVHQLTKSLSGKDSGLPEQALVVSILPVTLDTPMNRKWMPNADFGTWTPLEFVAELFHKWTKNEERPASGSLVKLITKDSKTELR
- the LOC5568428 gene encoding dihydropteridine reductase isoform X1; the encoded protein is MASGKVLIYGGRGALGASCVQYFKNNNYWVGCIDLAENESADVNIVVDRDADWVSQEQSVLSQVESSLKGDKLDAVICVAGGWAGGNATKDLAKNSDLMWKQSVWSSTISATVGANHLKTGGLLALTGANPALAGTPGMIGYGMAKAAVHQLTKSLSGKDSGLPEQALVVSILPVTLDTPMNRKWMPNADFGTWTPLEFVAELFHKWTKNEERPASGSLVKLITKDSKTELVMAE